A genomic stretch from Pseudomonas sp. MUP55 includes:
- a CDS encoding YbaN family protein, with protein MGTRSPLLRYALLAVGWLSVALGVIGIFLPVLPTTPFLLLAAACFARSSPRFYHWLVEHPRLGPWIRDYLDGNGIPLKGKVYAIGLMWLSIALSCYLVPLPWARGFMLTSAILVTIYILRQKTLPPR; from the coding sequence ATGGGCACCCGCTCGCCACTCCTGCGTTACGCGCTGCTGGCCGTCGGCTGGCTGAGCGTAGCGCTGGGGGTTATCGGCATTTTCCTGCCGGTATTGCCGACTACACCCTTTCTCCTGCTGGCGGCTGCCTGCTTCGCGCGAAGCTCCCCGCGCTTCTACCACTGGCTGGTGGAACATCCGCGCCTGGGCCCCTGGATCCGCGACTACCTGGACGGTAATGGCATCCCGCTCAAAGGCAAGGTCTACGCCATCGGCTTGATGTGGCTGAGCATCGCACTCTCCTGCTACCTGGTGCCGCTGCCCTGGGCACGAGGCTTCATGCTGACCAGCGCCATACTGGTAACCATCTACATCCTGCGCCAGAAAACCCTTCCGCCTCGCTGA
- a CDS encoding NahK/ErcS family hybrid sensor histidine kinase/response regulator, translating to MTLSSGLIAAVALAYMAIMFAIAFYGDRRHAPLPPRMRAWVYSLSLAVYCTSWTFFGAVGQAAEQLWAFLPIYLGPVLLLVLAPWVLQKMILISKQENITSIADFIAARYGKSQTLAVVVALICLVGVLPYIALQLKGIVLGVNLLIGSGPDTTGTRAQDTALIVSLVLALFTIVFGTRNLDATEHHRGMVLAIAFESLVKLFAFLAVGAFVTYGLYDGFGDLLSQAMLAPRLEEYWTETVNWPSMVVQTGVAMMAIICLPRQFHVTVVENIDPQDLRLAKWVFPAYLILAALFVIPIALGGKMLLPASVLPDSYVISLPMAEAHPALAVLAFIGGASAATGMVIVASIALSTMVSNDMLLPWLLRRSSAERPFEVFRHWMLSVRRVSIVIILLLAYVSYRLLGSTASLATIGQIAFAAVTQLAPAMLGALYWKQANRRGVFAGLAAGTFLWFYTLVLPVTAKSLGWSLSLFPGLTWMHSHPFGLSVTSLTLGTVVSLAGNFTLFVWVSMLSRTRVSEHWQAGRFIGQEISQRASARSMLSVQISDLLSLSARFVGEERAQQSFIRFAYRQGKGFNPNQNADNDWIAHTERLLAGVLGASSTRAVVKAAIEGRDMQLEDVVRIADEASEVLQFNRALLQGAIENITQGISVVDQSLKLVAWNRRYLELFNYPDGLISVGRPIADIIRYNAERGLCGPGEAQVHVARRLHWMRQGRAHTSERLFPNGRVIELIGNPMPGGGFVMSFTDITAYREAEQALTEANEGLEQRVTERTHELSQLNVALTEAKGVAETASQSKTRFLAAVSHDLMQPLNAARLFSAALSHQQEGLSAEARQLVQHLDSSLRSAEDLISDLLDISRLENGKINPQRQPFALNELFDTLGAEFKALAHEQGLRFRLRGSRLRVDSDIKLLRRILQNFLTNAFRYADGPVLLGVRRRKGELCLEVWDRGPGIPLDKQKVIFEEFKRLDSHQTRAEKGLGLGLAIADGLCRVLGHRLSVRSWPGKGSVFSVRVPLARNQASPQHPAPQENGLPLSGAQVLCVDNEESILIGMRSLLTRWGCQVWTATGQAQCAALLAEGMRPHVALVDYHLDNGETGTELMGWLRAQLAEPIPGVVISADGRPERVAEVHAAGLDYLAKPVKPAALRALLSRHLPL from the coding sequence ATGACGCTGTCCAGCGGGCTGATCGCCGCCGTTGCCCTGGCCTATATGGCCATTATGTTTGCCATCGCCTTTTACGGTGACCGTCGCCATGCGCCGCTGCCGCCACGGATGCGTGCGTGGGTGTATAGCTTGTCGCTGGCCGTGTATTGCACCAGTTGGACTTTCTTCGGCGCGGTAGGCCAGGCGGCCGAACAGCTGTGGGCATTTTTACCGATCTACCTGGGCCCGGTGCTGTTGCTGGTGCTGGCGCCCTGGGTGCTGCAGAAGATGATTCTGATCAGCAAGCAGGAAAACATCACCTCCATCGCCGACTTCATCGCCGCCCGCTACGGCAAATCCCAGACCCTGGCCGTGGTGGTCGCGTTGATCTGCCTGGTTGGCGTATTGCCTTATATCGCCTTGCAGCTCAAAGGCATCGTGCTGGGCGTGAACCTGCTGATCGGCTCCGGCCCCGACACCACGGGCACCCGGGCCCAGGACACCGCGCTGATCGTGTCGCTGGTGCTGGCGCTGTTCACCATTGTGTTCGGTACCCGCAACCTCGACGCCACCGAACACCACCGCGGCATGGTGCTGGCGATTGCCTTCGAATCCCTGGTCAAGCTGTTCGCATTTCTGGCGGTCGGGGCGTTTGTGACCTACGGGCTGTACGACGGTTTCGGCGACCTGCTCAGCCAGGCGATGCTCGCGCCGCGCCTGGAGGAATACTGGACAGAAACCGTCAACTGGCCGTCGATGGTGGTGCAGACCGGTGTTGCGATGATGGCGATCATCTGCCTGCCCCGGCAATTTCATGTGACGGTGGTGGAGAATATCGACCCACAGGACTTGCGCCTGGCCAAGTGGGTATTCCCGGCTTATCTGATCCTGGCCGCACTGTTCGTGATCCCCATCGCCCTGGGCGGCAAGATGCTATTGCCCGCTTCGGTGCTGCCGGACTCCTACGTGATCAGCCTGCCGATGGCCGAAGCCCATCCGGCCCTCGCCGTACTGGCCTTCATTGGCGGTGCCTCGGCGGCCACCGGCATGGTGATCGTGGCCAGCATTGCCTTGTCGACCATGGTCTCCAACGACATGCTGCTGCCATGGCTGCTGCGCCGCTCCAGCGCCGAGCGGCCCTTTGAAGTGTTCCGCCACTGGATGCTGTCGGTGCGCCGGGTGAGCATCGTGATCATCCTGCTGCTGGCCTATGTGAGCTACCGACTGCTGGGCTCCACCGCGAGCCTGGCAACCATCGGCCAGATCGCCTTTGCCGCCGTGACCCAGCTCGCACCGGCAATGCTCGGCGCGCTCTATTGGAAACAGGCCAACCGACGTGGCGTATTTGCGGGGCTGGCGGCCGGTACATTCCTGTGGTTCTACACCCTGGTCCTACCGGTTACCGCGAAAAGCCTGGGTTGGTCGCTGAGCCTTTTCCCCGGCCTGACCTGGATGCACTCCCACCCGTTCGGACTTTCTGTAACCTCGTTGACCTTGGGCACCGTGGTGTCGCTGGCCGGGAATTTCACTTTGTTCGTGTGGGTGTCGATGCTGTCGCGTACACGGGTGTCCGAACATTGGCAGGCCGGCCGCTTTATCGGCCAGGAGATCAGCCAGCGCGCCAGCGCCCGTTCCATGTTGTCGGTACAGATCAGTGATCTGCTCAGCCTGTCTGCACGCTTTGTGGGCGAAGAACGCGCCCAGCAGAGCTTCATCCGCTTCGCTTATCGCCAAGGCAAGGGCTTCAACCCCAACCAGAATGCCGACAACGACTGGATCGCCCACACCGAGCGCTTGCTGGCCGGCGTGCTCGGCGCGTCCTCGACGCGGGCCGTGGTGAAAGCGGCGATTGAAGGGCGCGACATGCAGCTGGAGGATGTCGTACGGATCGCCGACGAGGCATCCGAGGTGCTGCAGTTCAACCGCGCCCTGCTGCAAGGGGCGATCGAGAACATCACCCAGGGCATCAGTGTGGTGGATCAGTCGCTCAAGCTGGTGGCGTGGAACCGGCGCTATCTGGAGCTGTTCAACTACCCCGACGGCCTGATCAGCGTTGGCCGGCCGATTGCCGACATCATCCGTTACAACGCCGAGCGCGGCCTGTGTGGCCCAGGCGAGGCGCAAGTGCATGTGGCGCGACGCCTGCACTGGATGCGCCAGGGCCGTGCACATACCTCCGAGCGCTTGTTCCCCAATGGACGCGTGATCGAATTGATTGGCAACCCGATGCCCGGCGGCGGTTTTGTCATGAGCTTCACCGACATCACCGCGTATCGCGAAGCCGAACAAGCGCTGACCGAGGCCAACGAAGGCCTGGAACAGCGAGTGACCGAGCGCACCCATGAACTGTCGCAGCTCAACGTCGCGCTGACCGAGGCCAAGGGCGTGGCCGAAACTGCCAGCCAGTCGAAGACCCGCTTTCTGGCAGCCGTCAGCCATGACCTGATGCAACCGCTGAACGCCGCACGCCTGTTCTCCGCCGCCCTTTCCCACCAGCAGGAAGGCCTCTCTGCCGAGGCTCGGCAACTGGTGCAGCATCTGGACAGTTCGCTGCGCTCTGCCGAGGATTTGATCAGCGACTTGCTGGACATCTCGCGCCTGGAAAACGGCAAGATCAACCCACAACGCCAGCCTTTCGCACTCAACGAGCTCTTCGACACCCTGGGCGCCGAATTCAAGGCCCTGGCCCATGAGCAAGGCTTGCGTTTCCGCTTGCGCGGCAGTCGCCTGCGGGTGGACAGCGACATCAAGTTGTTACGGCGCATCCTGCAGAATTTCCTCACCAATGCCTTCCGCTATGCCGACGGTCCGGTGCTGCTGGGCGTACGTCGTCGCAAGGGCGAACTGTGCCTGGAAGTGTGGGACCGAGGCCCCGGCATCCCGCTGGATAAACAGAAAGTGATTTTCGAAGAGTTCAAGCGCCTGGACAGCCACCAGACCCGCGCCGAAAAGGGCCTGGGCCTGGGCCTGGCGATTGCCGACGGCCTGTGTCGCGTACTCGGCCATCGCCTGAGCGTGCGCTCATGGCCGGGCAAGGGCAGCGTGTTCAGCGTGCGTGTGCCGCTGGCGCGCAATCAGGCAAGCCCGCAGCACCCGGCGCCCCAGGAAAACGGCTTGCCGCTGAGCGGCGCGCAGGTGTTATGCGTGGATAACGAAGAAAGTATCCTCATCGGCATGCGCAGCCTGCTCACGCGCTGGGGTTGCCAAGTGTGGACCGCTACCGGCCAGGCCCAGTGCGCGGCCCTGCTCGCTGAAGGCATGCGCCCGCACGTAGCGCTGGTGGATTATCACCTGGACAACGGCGAGACCGGCACTGAGTTGATGGGCTGGCTGCGGGCGCAACTGGCCGAGCCGATTCCCGGCGTGGTGATCAGCGCCGATGGGCGCCCGGAAAGAGTCGCGGAGGTACATGCAGCAGGGCTGGATTACCTGGCCAAGCCCGTGAAGCCTGCAGCATTGCGGGCGCTGTTGAGCAGACATCTGCCTCTGTAG
- the rmuC gene encoding DNA recombination protein RmuC — MLEERLAIAQLAQEGLGAQLDASRDEISDLSQANAAKQADLAAVRREVELLQIDRDNARDAAHAWNLDRSAKETELRRLDALAAALRAELREQQDSHQQRLADLQGSRDELRAQFAELAGKIFDEREQRFAETSQERLGQLLDPLKERIQSFEKRVEESYQNEARERFSLAKELERLQQLNLRLSDEATNLTRALKGQKTQGNWGELILERVLEHAGLEKGREYQTQVSLKGPDGERFQPDVLIMLPGDKQVVVDSKVSLTAYQQYVAADDEVIGQAALKQHVLSLRNHVKGLAGKDYKRLEGLHSLDFVLLFVPIEAAFSAALQAEPNLFQEAFDRHIVIVSPTTLLATLRVIDSLWKQERQSQNAREIAERAGWLYDKFVLFIQDLDEVGNRLQQLDKAYSAARNKLTDGRGNLVSRTEQLRLLGARASKSLPADLLERAMTDSDGVAHSPE, encoded by the coding sequence TTGCTGGAAGAGCGCCTGGCGATCGCGCAACTGGCCCAGGAAGGGCTTGGCGCCCAACTGGACGCCAGCCGCGACGAGATCAGCGATCTGAGCCAGGCCAATGCCGCCAAGCAGGCCGACCTGGCCGCCGTGCGCCGTGAAGTCGAGCTGTTGCAGATCGACCGCGACAACGCCCGCGACGCCGCCCACGCCTGGAACCTGGATCGCAGCGCCAAGGAAACCGAGCTGCGCCGGCTTGACGCCCTGGCCGCGGCCTTGCGCGCCGAGCTGCGCGAACAGCAGGACAGCCATCAGCAGCGCCTCGCCGACCTGCAAGGTTCCCGCGATGAACTGCGCGCCCAGTTTGCCGAACTGGCCGGGAAGATCTTCGATGAGCGCGAGCAACGCTTTGCCGAAACCAGCCAGGAGCGCCTGGGCCAGCTTCTGGACCCACTCAAGGAACGCATCCAGTCCTTCGAAAAACGCGTTGAAGAGAGTTACCAGAACGAAGCCCGCGAACGCTTCTCCCTGGCCAAGGAGCTTGAGCGCCTGCAGCAACTGAACCTGCGCCTGTCGGACGAAGCCACCAACCTGACCCGTGCCCTCAAAGGCCAGAAAACCCAGGGCAACTGGGGCGAGCTGATCCTCGAGCGGGTACTGGAACATGCGGGCCTTGAGAAGGGGCGCGAGTACCAGACCCAGGTCAGCCTCAAAGGCCCGGACGGCGAACGCTTCCAGCCGGACGTGCTGATCATGTTGCCGGGCGACAAGCAGGTGGTGGTGGACTCCAAGGTCAGCCTGACTGCTTATCAGCAGTACGTCGCGGCGGATGACGAGGTGATTGGCCAGGCGGCGTTGAAGCAGCATGTACTGTCCCTGCGCAATCACGTCAAAGGCTTGGCCGGCAAGGATTACAAGCGCCTGGAAGGTTTGCACAGCCTGGATTTCGTGCTGCTGTTCGTGCCGATTGAAGCGGCGTTTTCCGCAGCGCTGCAAGCCGAGCCAAACCTGTTTCAGGAAGCTTTCGACCGGCATATCGTGATCGTCAGCCCCACCACCTTGCTGGCTACCCTGCGGGTGATCGACAGCCTGTGGAAGCAGGAGCGCCAGAGCCAGAACGCCCGGGAGATCGCCGAGCGCGCCGGCTGGCTGTACGACAAGTTCGTGCTGTTTATCCAGGATCTCGATGAAGTGGGCAATCGCCTGCAACAGTTGGATAAGGCCTACAGCGCAGCGCGCAACAAGCTTACGGATGGACGCGGCAATCTGGTCAGTCGCACCGAGCAGCTACGCCTGCTTGGCGCCCGTGCGAGCAAAAGCCTGCCGGCGGATTTGCTGGAGCGCGCGATGACAGATTCGGATGGCGTGGCGCATTCTCCTGAGTAA
- a CDS encoding sel1 repeat family protein, with amino-acid sequence MKFRSVSPSVTDTPQSVTAPKRFSLKVALWLLDSPRLGQSTNIKHLAGRLLKQPAREGVVAAQSRLGQLMCRECGSARDRRIGHDLLRSAARAGDRLAQRELGQVED; translated from the coding sequence ATGAAGTTTCGCTCAGTATCACCTTCTGTTACCGACACGCCCCAATCTGTTACCGCGCCCAAGCGTTTCTCTTTGAAAGTCGCCTTGTGGCTCCTCGACAGCCCGCGCCTGGGGCAGAGTACCAACATCAAGCACTTGGCTGGCCGTCTGCTCAAGCAGCCTGCCCGCGAGGGTGTGGTGGCCGCGCAGAGCCGCCTGGGCCAGTTGATGTGCCGTGAATGCGGAAGTGCCCGCGACCGGCGTATCGGCCACGACCTGCTGCGTTCAGCGGCCCGCGCCGGCGACCGTCTCGCCCAGCGTGAACTGGGCCAGGTCGAAGACTGA
- a CDS encoding OmpP1/FadL family transporter, which produces MKKVMLKTTLSLAVAMASSQLFASGFALNEQSVSGMGTGFAGRSSSADDASTVYGNPAGMARLNGQQITGGVAAIDASTDISDVSGRSRGSNKGDMVPFTAVPFGFYTNKLNDQWAVGFGVYAPFGLITDYESGFQGRGFGSKSEVKVMTFQPTVSYAFNDRVSVGFGPTINRISGTLESDITLNPAAPDTNIKIKGDDTALGFNIGVLVQATDTTRVGLTYHSKVSYKLDGHTEVTAPTATSPFLRSNRYDASLKIDTPESYDLSVTQDLTDAWKLYAGATWTRWSRLKDITVNNDGVSGATGGALAPALVSTIKEDQNWHDTWAYAVGTSYQLTKQVVLRTGLTFDQSPTNNTDRSPRIPTGDRTIFSLGLGYEVMPNMTIDVAYSYLKEEDVKVARSNQLASYNAKYENSANGFGLGMTYRF; this is translated from the coding sequence ATGAAAAAAGTAATGCTCAAGACCACACTTAGCCTCGCCGTTGCCATGGCCTCCTCCCAACTGTTCGCCAGCGGCTTCGCTCTGAACGAACAGAGCGTCAGCGGAATGGGTACCGGTTTCGCAGGTCGTTCTTCTTCTGCCGATGATGCAAGCACTGTCTATGGCAACCCTGCCGGTATGGCTCGCCTGAATGGCCAGCAGATCACCGGTGGTGTCGCAGCCATTGATGCTTCCACCGATATCAGCGACGTCAGCGGCCGCTCCCGCGGCAGCAACAAAGGCGATATGGTGCCTTTCACTGCCGTACCGTTCGGTTTCTACACCAACAAACTCAACGACCAGTGGGCAGTCGGTTTCGGCGTCTATGCACCGTTTGGCCTGATCACTGACTACGAAAGCGGCTTCCAGGGCCGTGGCTTTGGCAGCAAGAGCGAAGTAAAAGTCATGACCTTCCAGCCGACGGTCAGCTACGCGTTCAACGATCGCGTTTCCGTCGGTTTCGGTCCGACCATCAACCGAATTTCCGGTACGCTGGAATCGGACATCACGCTCAACCCTGCCGCGCCAGATACCAATATCAAGATCAAGGGTGATGACACCGCGCTGGGCTTCAACATCGGCGTGCTGGTACAAGCCACCGATACCACCCGCGTCGGCCTGACCTATCACTCCAAGGTCAGCTACAAGCTGGACGGCCACACCGAAGTGACCGCGCCCACCGCGACCTCGCCGTTCCTGCGCAGCAACCGCTACGACGCTTCGCTGAAGATCGATACGCCTGAGTCCTACGACCTGTCGGTGACCCAGGACCTGACCGACGCCTGGAAGCTCTATGCCGGTGCCACCTGGACCCGCTGGAGCCGCCTCAAAGACATCACCGTCAACAACGACGGCGTCAGCGGCGCAACCGGTGGCGCACTGGCCCCTGCGCTGGTAAGCACCATCAAGGAAGACCAGAACTGGCACGACACCTGGGCTTACGCCGTGGGTACTTCGTACCAGTTGACCAAGCAAGTGGTGCTGCGTACCGGCCTGACGTTCGATCAGTCGCCGACCAACAACACCGATCGCTCGCCACGCATTCCTACCGGCGACCGCACCATCTTCAGTCTGGGCCTGGGCTACGAGGTCATGCCGAACATGACCATCGACGTGGCCTATTCCTACCTGAAGGAAGAGGACGTCAAGGTGGCACGCTCCAACCAGCTGGCCAGCTACAACGCCAAGTATGAAAACAGTGCCAACGGTTTCGGCCTGGGCATGACCTACCGCTTCTGA
- a CDS encoding glutathione peroxidase has product MRKRWLALPVLMAFGSVALAASCPPLLEGQLPKLRAKESIDLCQRFAGKPLVIVNTASFCGFAPQFKGLEALYQRYKGDGLEVIGVPSDDFKQEAKTGEETAKVCYVNYGVTFTMTEPQKVKGPDAVNLFKVLAQQTDAPPKWNFYKYVVDRQGKVIANFSSLTKPDSPELIEAVEKALASKP; this is encoded by the coding sequence ATGCGCAAGCGCTGGCTCGCTTTACCCGTCCTGATGGCTTTTGGCAGCGTGGCCCTGGCGGCCAGTTGTCCGCCGTTGCTGGAGGGCCAATTGCCCAAGTTGCGGGCCAAGGAATCCATTGACCTGTGCCAGCGTTTCGCAGGCAAACCGCTGGTCATCGTCAACACCGCAAGCTTCTGTGGCTTCGCTCCGCAATTCAAAGGGCTTGAGGCGTTGTATCAGCGCTACAAGGGCGACGGTCTGGAGGTGATCGGCGTGCCTTCCGATGACTTCAAGCAGGAAGCCAAGACCGGCGAAGAAACCGCCAAGGTCTGCTACGTGAACTACGGCGTGACCTTCACCATGACCGAGCCGCAGAAGGTCAAGGGGCCGGATGCGGTCAATTTGTTCAAGGTTCTGGCGCAGCAGACCGACGCGCCGCCCAAGTGGAACTTCTACAAGTACGTGGTGGATCGCCAGGGCAAGGTCATCGCCAATTTTTCCAGCCTGACCAAGCCTGACAGTCCGGAGTTGATCGAGGCGGTGGAAAAGGCGCTGGCGTCCAAACCCTGA
- a CDS encoding MFS transporter — MTSLWRTSGWVLLGSALILALSLGVRHGFGLFLAPMSSEFGWGRETFAFAIALQNLIWGLAQPFTGALADRFGATKAVFVGGVLYAVGLVLMGMSDSAWSLSLSAGLLIGIGLSGTSFSVILGVVGRAVPPEKRSMAMGIASAAGSFGQFAMVPGTLGLIGWLGWSAALLALGLMVALILPLVAMLKDRPLPVTLGQQTLGEALKEACSHSGFWLLAFGFFVCGFQVVFIGVHLPAYLVDQHLPATVGTTVLALIGLFNVFGTYTAGWLGGRMSKPRLLTGLYLLRAVVIVLFLWAPVTEVTAYLFGMAMGFLWLSTVPLTNGTVATLFGVRNLSMLGGIVFLFHQLGSFLGGWLGGVVYDRTGNYDLIWHVAILLSLLAAALNWPVRERPVARVQAQMEAA; from the coding sequence ATGACCTCGTTGTGGCGCACCAGTGGCTGGGTTCTGTTGGGGAGTGCGCTGATCCTGGCGTTGTCTCTGGGCGTGCGGCACGGCTTTGGCCTGTTCCTGGCGCCGATGAGCAGCGAATTTGGCTGGGGGCGTGAGACGTTCGCCTTCGCCATTGCCTTGCAGAACCTGATCTGGGGCCTGGCGCAGCCGTTCACCGGGGCCTTGGCCGACCGTTTCGGCGCGACCAAGGCGGTGTTCGTCGGCGGCGTGCTGTACGCCGTGGGTCTGGTGTTGATGGGTATGTCGGACTCGGCGTGGTCCTTGTCGTTGAGCGCCGGATTACTGATTGGTATCGGCCTGTCCGGTACCTCGTTTTCGGTGATTCTGGGCGTGGTCGGCCGCGCCGTACCCCCGGAAAAACGCAGCATGGCCATGGGCATCGCCAGTGCCGCCGGCTCCTTTGGCCAGTTCGCCATGGTCCCCGGCACCCTCGGTTTGATCGGTTGGCTGGGCTGGTCCGCAGCACTGCTGGCGTTGGGCCTGATGGTAGCGTTGATCTTGCCGCTGGTGGCCATGCTCAAGGATCGGCCACTGCCGGTGACGCTCGGCCAGCAAACCCTGGGCGAAGCGTTGAAGGAGGCATGTTCGCACTCCGGGTTCTGGCTGCTGGCCTTCGGCTTTTTTGTCTGCGGTTTTCAGGTGGTGTTTATCGGCGTGCATCTGCCGGCCTACCTGGTGGACCAGCATTTGCCGGCCACGGTAGGCACCACCGTGCTGGCCTTGATCGGTCTGTTCAACGTGTTCGGAACTTACACCGCGGGCTGGCTGGGTGGGCGCATGTCCAAGCCGCGCTTGCTCACCGGCTTGTACCTGTTGCGTGCGGTGGTGATCGTGTTGTTCCTGTGGGCGCCGGTAACGGAAGTCACGGCCTACCTGTTTGGCATGGCGATGGGTTTTTTGTGGTTGTCCACCGTACCGCTGACCAACGGCACCGTTGCGACCTTGTTCGGCGTACGCAACCTCTCGATGCTGGGTGGGATCGTGTTCCTGTTCCATCAACTCGGCTCGTTCCTGGGGGGCTGGCTGGGCGGGGTGGTCTATGATCGAACCGGTAACTACGACTTGATCTGGCACGTGGCGATTCTGCTCAGCCTGCTCGCGGCGGCCCTGAACTGGCCGGTGCGTGAACGGCCGGTGGCGCGGGTGCAGGCGCAAATGGAGGCGGCATGA
- a CDS encoding MarR family winged helix-turn-helix transcriptional regulator, with protein sequence MLASQCLCINLRRAARGVSRHYDGALDGFGINVAQYSLLCNLQRLDQPSISSLADAMGLDRSTLGRNLRVLEGEGLVQLVEGDDLRNRLVVLTRVGEQRLAAALPAWEAAQQKLIDKLGAEKRETLLALLDELA encoded by the coding sequence ATGCTTGCCTCCCAATGTTTATGCATCAACCTGCGACGTGCCGCCCGTGGCGTCAGCAGGCATTACGACGGCGCCCTCGACGGCTTCGGGATCAACGTTGCGCAGTATTCTCTGCTGTGCAACTTGCAGCGTCTGGATCAGCCGAGCATCTCCAGTCTGGCGGACGCCATGGGCCTGGACCGTAGCACCTTGGGGCGTAACCTGCGCGTACTCGAAGGTGAGGGCCTGGTGCAGTTGGTCGAAGGCGATGATCTGCGCAACCGCCTGGTGGTCTTGACCCGCGTAGGTGAACAGCGCTTGGCGGCCGCGTTGCCGGCATGGGAAGCGGCGCAACAGAAACTGATTGATAAGCTGGGCGCCGAAAAGCGCGAAACCTTGTTGGCCTTGCTGGATGAACTCGCCTGA
- a CDS encoding adenosylcobinamide-GDP ribazoletransferase — translation MLPFWIALQFLSSLPIRLPGMPQPQELGRSLLFYPVVGLLFGLLLWGLNSLLTGTPLLLHAALLLTAWVLLSGGLHLDGLADSADAWLGGFGDRERTLTIMKDPRSGPIAVVTLGLVLLLKFTALVALIEQHNGAALILAPLIGRASMLALFLTTRYVRAGGLGQALSDHLPRIVGQQVLILSGLACIFIAGFSGGLAVLLAGMCFIGLRQLMVNRLGGTTGDTAGALLELLEAAVLIGLAL, via the coding sequence ATGCTGCCATTCTGGATCGCCCTGCAGTTTCTAAGCAGCCTGCCGATTCGCCTGCCCGGCATGCCGCAACCGCAGGAGCTGGGGCGCTCGTTGCTGTTTTACCCCGTGGTGGGCTTGCTGTTTGGCCTGCTCCTGTGGGGCCTGAACAGTTTGCTAACCGGCACCCCACTGTTGCTGCACGCCGCGCTGCTATTGACCGCCTGGGTGCTGCTCAGCGGTGGCCTGCACCTGGACGGTCTAGCGGACAGCGCCGACGCCTGGCTGGGTGGCTTTGGCGACCGCGAACGCACCCTCACCATCATGAAGGACCCCCGCAGCGGGCCCATCGCCGTGGTCACCCTGGGCCTGGTGTTGTTGCTCAAGTTCACCGCGCTGGTGGCCCTGATCGAGCAGCACAATGGCGCTGCGCTGATTCTTGCGCCGTTGATCGGCCGCGCTTCGATGCTGGCGCTGTTTCTTACCACGCGCTATGTGCGTGCAGGTGGGTTGGGTCAGGCGCTGTCGGATCATTTACCCAGGATCGTCGGTCAGCAGGTGCTGATTCTCAGTGGATTGGCCTGCATCTTCATCGCAGGCTTCAGCGGTGGCCTAGCGGTACTGTTGGCTGGCATGTGTTTTATCGGATTACGCCAGTTGATGGTCAACCGCCTCGGTGGCACCACCGGCGATACCGCCGGCGCCCTGCTGGAGCTGCTTGAAGCGGCTGTATTGATTGGGCTGGCGCTGTAA
- the cobC gene encoding alpha-ribazole phosphatase family protein, giving the protein MTLRLDLLRHGETELGGGLRGSLDDALTAKGWEQMRAAVLGQGPWDRLISSPLQRCARFAEELGERLNLPVSLEKGLQELHFGAWEGQSAAALMETDAEGLGLFWADPYGFTPPDGEPVSAFSERVLGAVARLQQAHAGERVLLISHGGVMRLLLARARGLPREHLLNVEVGHGGLFSLQVASDGSLKEGA; this is encoded by the coding sequence ATGACCTTGCGCCTGGACCTGCTGCGCCACGGTGAAACCGAACTGGGCGGCGGGCTGCGCGGCAGCCTGGACGATGCATTGACGGCCAAGGGCTGGGAGCAGATGCGCGCCGCCGTACTGGGGCAGGGGCCGTGGGACCGACTGATCAGCTCGCCCTTACAACGCTGTGCGCGCTTTGCCGAGGAATTGGGCGAACGTCTGAACCTTCCAGTCAGCCTGGAAAAAGGCCTGCAAGAGCTGCACTTCGGCGCCTGGGAAGGGCAGAGTGCGGCCGCGCTGATGGAAACCGATGCCGAGGGCCTGGGCTTGTTCTGGGCCGACCCCTACGGTTTTACGCCGCCAGACGGCGAGCCGGTAAGCGCATTTTCCGAACGGGTGCTTGGCGCTGTCGCACGCCTGCAGCAGGCCCATGCCGGTGAGCGCGTGCTGTTGATCAGCCATGGTGGCGTGATGCGGCTGCTGTTGGCGCGCGCGCGGGGTTTGCCCCGAGAACACTTGCTGAATGTCGAAGTCGGCCACGGCGGGCTGTTCAGCCTGCAGGTGGCGAGTGATGGCTCACTGAAGGAAGGGGCTTGA